CAGAGAGGGTGCTAGCAGGAACATAAATGTACGCGACCTagcttctctctttctttccttggAGTCTTGGACAAGATTTTAAACTTGGTCAGTCAATGATATACTCTATTACAGGTCAATGTGGTTTGTCCTGGATTCATTGCATCTGACATGACTGCCAAGCTTGGAGAAGACatggaaaagaaaatattgGGAACAATCCCATTAGGTAATGGAGagtcttaacttttttttacatTTGTTGCGGTTATTAGTATGTCTCTGATACAAAGCAAACTGGATTGATTTTTCAGGACGGTATGGACAACCGGAAGATGTGGCTGGCTTGGTAGAATTCTTGGCTCTCAGTCCTGCAGCCGGTTACATCACCGGACAGGTTAACTCATAGTCTCATACTCTCTCCTATGGTCAAATGTATATTTGGTTATTAGGCTTGGTTATCGGCCTAACCATGGTTAAAATCGTTGGTCTGCAGGCATTCACCATCGATGGAGGTATTGCCATCTAGGGCATTTGGTAAAATCGGCTTTTGTCTAGGCACAACGATTTGGTAAAACAGACAAAGTTGAGTTATTTCTAGCACTTGGtgtactacaaaaaaaaaactgattacaATAGAGTTTTTTCGTGTAAGCGTTGTCCTTGCTATTTTTATTTGAGTGTGTACGTGTGTTTACATTCATGTTACACAGTTAAAAAGCAACTAAAAACAGAGGAGACCAAAAATAAGCAACCAAGAAACTTAGACACTGAGGCAAACCAATAATGTCTACAAATAAGTAGAACTCAATCTTTCTTTCGCCCTATCTTATCTTTTGTTACTAAACCTATTCATTCAACAAAAACTTGAAGATAGAACAAAAGATGGATTCAGGACTATCTTGGGCTGATCAACGGGATTACAACTCTGACCCTCCTTCAAATTCAAATAAAGAAGACGATAAACAAGAAGGAAGATGTAAGCAAAAGCAGTTTGGGGAAGGCCATACTTGGCTTCAAATGGGTCAAGGAACTTCGCAAGAAATCTGATAATAAGTAAATCAAATAGGGTTTATTGTTGAAGTTACAAAAGGAGCATTGGTTCATTTGTTTCTTGTGATTAATCCATTAAACGTTGCTTCTTTCCCTTTGCCCATTCTTCTGATTCTAATTGCCACATCtttcaaagtttttttaaaaagtgttgGCTGTGGATGATTGTGTAGACGAGCCATTGCTTTGGTTCTTTATCAAACGGTTCTTAGATCTACATTAACCATTCGTGttgcaagaaaaaaacaaactcaAACTCTCTGGAAATGACTTATAGATTACATGTTTTTCAAGATGAAAAGACATTCACACTTGGGCTTGAAGAGACATAGTAAAGCAACTCCTCATCGGTTCAATTCTAGACATATCACTCTGGTCAAGGTTGATCCAAGCTTCTATGCCATCACCTTCTTTAGTATCACTGAAAGCTACCAAGTTCTTGTAACTCATCCTTGCAGAAGCAACCCAAAAAGGTTTGCTCCATCCAAAATATGCTTCATACACTGGAAAGTTGCAGAGACTCATGAAGCTGAAGGACACAATAGCTCTTTCATCTGAACATTCGCTAGATGTTATCAACGTGTTTTATGTATTCGAGCAAACAACTTACAAAAATATAGCAACATTTGAAAAGCTTAGAACAGAATAAAATATGGTTTTAGAAATATCAAATCAAATCCCAACATCATCATTATTATAGTTACGATCGATCGTATGATCTTTACCGTAACACATTTGACTTTTCCTTTAGCTCAGTTTATTTATTTGGCTCTAGTTTATACTTATTTTTGTATTGCAacttaaaacataaagaaatTCCCTAGTTTtctttaagtttttatcacaaaaatagttttcactgatcaaaataaattttattaaaaataaaaatatatttatacttaacTAATCTAAATTTGGAGTTTAAAGTTAAGGAATATggttttaaagataaaatttcaaatttaaaaaaattaaaaaaaaattaaaattttcaaaaataaaaagatgctATTTTGGTAATGTTTCTTATcgaaaactatttttgtgaaaacaaCTTAAAAAAACTAGTGAGAGAATTTTCCTAAGACATATAGTtgtattatttgtatatttgtgGTCGATAGATTCCTCTTTTCCAAGTCAATGGAACCGTTAGGCCAAAGCTTTGATTAGTTCAATTCTACTTTTGAATTGAAAAACTAGGGTATGAATTATTCAAGTTCTCATTCTTTTGCGCATACATGGGCTACTTTGAATTAATTTGATCAATAATGACGACCAATAACAACCAACCAGACGAATAATATATAGTCGTATTCTATAATTctataaaacaatattctataattttataaaacaatgttTTATATACAGTTACTTATTATGACAGTCTTACCATCATAAGATGTGATCTGATCAAACCTTCGACTGAAGAGGAACAAcctatcatttttttaaaaaaaatcacaatttatattcaaagttttaacttacaatttttttgaattttttttttaattggaatATTTGAAagttaaactctaaatctaaaaAAGATTATACTGATGTAAAATTCAGAATTTCCAGCATTTAGAAAAGGATTAGAACAACagttttagagcatctccaaggaggctctatttttttttctataatttacattaaaatagagtaactctattatagagttggatttGTTCCAAtagttcactctataatagagtaaaatatagagtaatcttatttttttactccaaatatcgagtgaaaaaacaagaatattctatatttcactttattatagagtaactctgtTATAGAGCGAACCATTAGAAcaaattcaactctataatagagttactctattttagagtaaaatatagaaaaaattataGAGCAGAACCAAAAACGTAGGGTTTTATTAAGGGTTACGTATGTCAGTTCGCAACACGATCCGCGTCACGTTCAAAGGATTACATCTGAATTGATTATTCAACGAACTTAATTAGTAAGAGATTATCCACTGTAGTCAATAGAAAACGTACAAACTTCTGAACtgttaaaaaatacattattattttacttaatGTTCTTAACTGCCTGTGACTGTAGTGACTCGTGGATTTGAATGAAGGTTTTGTAACTGGttcttaaaaaaacaaaattggtcAACGCTAACTAATAGTAATCGAAAACACCAAATCCATAAGATAGATACCCCAATGTGGATACTCATAATTAGGAATGATAAAATCTTTGAATAAGACAAGAGGAAGCAAATACAGATTATTCAAAAACAACTTGATACATTGATTCCATAATTAACATAAGTGAATTGGCAATAAATAATGTTGGATATGACAGGTCACAGATATTAAAGACTTTTGAATACTTTATTATATAAGGAGATGATTAAGAACGCCAATTTGGTAAAGAAGACCTGCCAACATAACAgcataaaacatgtttttatagATAAGGACCTTATCGCATCATCTCTTCTtctgttacagaaaaaaaaattaaagagttGGCAAGAACTTTTTTTGGGAGGAAAAAAAGAgataagatttttatttatattatttttttcagttttgcCTTGGCTTTCACGAAGGCTGTCTCTTTATCTGGCCGCAATATATCAAAAGttgcttttttcttttatctttttatcttttctagACAATTTATAAAGCAAAACGGAAGAGATAACACATACGAGGAGAAAGGAAGCAGACATATCtgtgttttgttgttttgttcaTCTCTGGTTCCAAGACTCGAACTTTggattctctcttcttcttcttgtctttcCCTTTTGTAATAGTTTCTTAAAAtcgagagaagagagaggagaTGTATTATCAGTTGACCAAGTCTTCTTACATGGACTCTTTGAAGATTCTTGAAGCTGACATTGAGCACGCTAATGGACTGTAAGTCATCTCAATTCTATCtgagtttcctttttttatttttttatttttggtttctgattttctgggtttagggttttgatgaTTAAATTAGCAGTTGACTAATTAAGAGATTGAATCAATCAGCTGAAACCCACTTACCCTTCAGTTTTCTGCATATTCTTAAACTTGGAATATTGCAGAATTGGTCCAAAGTTGTAAACTTTATTGCATCTCTGTGTTGCTGTCTTTGAAGCATATGTTGTCTGAAGAAAGCGAGTTATTTGATTAGAAAAATATTAGTAACTGATTCgtgtcaaaattttgattcaggGCTGCTGAGATTCCCATGGGGAAGAGCGGTGTTCGACTTCAGATGAAACTGGTTTGCAGCAATCTAGCTcctttcttcattttcctcctACAATGGATGGACTTCTCATGTCTCCTCCCAAGATATTTCGATTTCTTCCACATACTCATCTACAAGGTTCTTACTTGTTACCAATTTACCATATGGTAGTTTCTTACACGGCTTGTGCGTGTGTATGAGGTTGGAAGCTGATTGTTTCTTCTTGATCTTGTATACAGGTACGTGCTGATGGGAGGTGGAATCGATCCAGATACGGAAGGAAAGCTACAATCAGAGAGTTCTACGGTAAGTCTTAACGcgtttgtgtgtgtgttcttACACTATATTGGCTTAGTCTTATAGAAACAGATGATTTGGTTATGTGCAGGTGTTATATTACCATCGCTAGAGCGTCTTCACATCAACTTCTCTGACTCACCAGGCGACAACACCTTGTGGTATCCTAATCCAAAAGCCATCACGTATGACATCGAAGGCAACAGATTCATTACTAACAGCGTTGACTCTGAGAGAGAAGAGGAATGTGGGATCTGCTTAGAGCCTTGCACCAAAATGGTGTTGCCTAACTGTTGTCACGCAATGTGCATCAAGTGTTATAGGAACTGGAACACGAAGTCTGAGTCGTGCCCGTTTTGTCGAGGGAACATCAAGAGGGTTAACTCGGAGGATCTGTGGGTGCTGACTTGCGATGAGGATGTGGTGGATCCTGAGACTGTTACTAAAGAGGATCTTTTTAGGTTCTATCTACACATTAATAGTCTGCCTAAAGATTATCCTGAAGCTGTCTTCTTAGGGTACAACGAGTACTTGATATGATTTTATTGTGGGAAGACACATCAGTGGTGGGTGGGTGTAGAGAGAGGGGAGAGGAAGATCCCAGACCTTTGACTAAGTGTATATAAGAATCTGGTGATCCAAGATTTTCCCTTCATTTTTCTAGATTATGATTAATAAGATGATTGTGTACCCTTTGTTATGAAATATTAAGAGAGAAAATGTTTTTTCGCTTTTACATTTTACTGGTGTCTTGCTTCGAGAATCAACACCAAGGTTTTCTGAAAAGTGCATGGAGATAAGCTAGTGTCTATGTTGTAAATAACTGGTGTTTTAAAGTCTATTTAATTCTTCTGATGTCAAGTTGTAAGAGAGATTTCTTTAGGAGCTTTATATGGTACTAATCGGTTGGTTCTTCTTTTATGTGATGAGTCTTTGATGACCAAAACATAATATTGGTTGATGTTGTGAGGATCATGTAAGGGGCCAATTGAAAAGTCCCCACTGCAATGTGTaatgtttcaaactttcaactAAAAGGGCTTtaacattaaacaaaaagagaCAAATGTAGACTAAATTCTGTGTTCAAAAATGATGGTGTCTTTTGCTTGTTGTGCCTTTTATCATCTATCATTGACCTTTATATCGCTTAGGGTTTGATCAATTTCCTTTGCTTACCTGTGTCCCcagtttattttcaaaaaaataattaattagttaGAGATATTTTATGTCTGAATCTTCTGGATGGATATTCACGTTTGTTAAAAAACCCCATccaattatttcaaatttaatccATTCTATACAAATTGCTAAACAAAGCAAATCCAGTATATCATGAACCAAACATTGTTTGTGGTAGACGACGTCTTTGAAATTTGGTTTAACATCGAGAGCAGCTCTCTCATTTTCAGACGACTGAGCATTATTAGTCCATTACAGGCCTAATAAAACACCAACTAATTGATGTAGCTTAGATATTATTGTAAATTTGCTTTTACGTACCGTCAGAAAAACAAAGCAAAACAAATTTCGTAATTAGTAGTCTCTTAGATTATATGAGATGGTTGTGAACTTCATTAAATCTTTCTATTTGTGCTTCACTTACAAGTGAAGCCATGTCAATCAACATAAATACAATATTTGATGGAGCTTCTATATGACATTGCGTCTTAAAACACTATCAGAAAAGAGAGATctttagaaaatagaaaaagattACGTTTGAAAAccagtaaaaatgtcattttaaaattccaatacaaattatacatattttcatCCTCCCATCCATcattatagattttattttcgatggtaatatttatatgttacataataagtgtcattctaacattttttttattgatgcacaaaaaatgtcattttacaattttaatgcaaattatacttaattttagcttaaaataaaataattttatttatctcaaatagtGGTGGTCAAATATGTATAACTAATAACAACTTAAATACAATTCAATCATTTTAATAATCtatatgaaaaatatcaaaGTGACACCTATTATGAAACTGAATGAGTATTAAACTTAGTATACTCAGAAACTTAGTATTAAACTTAGTATCTAAAGATTTTATTATATCAGAAACTTTATGATCACATTCTAATTTTGTTTCACATTAAGTAATACTTTTTGACCAAAAGTATGTGATCCTTGGATTAGATTActacattaaaaaaaagttagtcACGTGATCTGAAGAAGACACGTCACACACTTCAATCTCACGACATAAACACAAACTGGTGAGAAAACAAAACGCACCGTGTCGGTCTTGCTCTGCAACGCCTTCTAGCCTCCTCTCTCTCTTgctgattttattatttactcacGGGTCCATCTCCGACTCTAACCAACAAAGCAAAACCGTTTCTTTTAGTTCTTACCTTCATTTTCTAGACTCTCTTCGCAGTTTTGTCtgtagactctctctctcctgtTTCGATCACGAATATTGCTAATCTCTGAATTGGATCTGTTTGGAGAAAGGGGTTGGAATCGTGATAATGCACGAGAATGATGATCCTCCGTCCGATTCCGTAGCTGCTGATGAAAATGTGAATGATGATGATCCTCCGCAGGACTCGCCTGAATCTGTAGCTGCTGATGTGATTGAGAATGATGACGAGACAAATGAGCAAGAGCTTGATCCTGACCAGGTGAGATTTGTAAATTATTACCATATGCTTTTGTTGTTTCTTGTCCGAATCTTTTATGTTCATTTTTAGATGCTGAAATTTGGGTAAAATGATTGTGCAGGGAACAGGTTTTGTTGATAGTAAGGAAGATATGTTTGTTGATGCTCCTGAAGAGTTGAACTTTGACACACCTAGCAAGGAAGCTCTCACCACAGATGATGATGACaatgtaatttatatttcttaattaattattgaaaggatatttcttttgttaatttatgtttattttctaCCATTCATATACACAGAATGAGAAGGAGGAGGAAGATAGAGAGAAGGGACTTGTAGCGTTGCAGGAACAGTTTAACCTCTCAACTGGTGAGAACCATTCCAAagttgaagaagagaagatTCATCACGAGGATGCACTCAAGGAGCTTCAAGGGATTATCATTAAGAAAGACGAGGAGATTGCTCACCTCACCGCAAAGATCTCAGAGCttacttcttcctcttcctcacaGGACGAGAAGGAGCAGCAGCTTGTTTCTGCAACGGATAGGATTCTGCTTTCTCTTAGTAACGTGTTTGGGCAAGAAGAGCCGCAGCTTGGCTCTTCCGTCTCTGAAAAGATTACTAATCTTGAAAACGGAGTTGCGTTTCTAAGCGCAAAGTACACTGAGTTCTACTACGGTGCTGATCAGCTGAGGAAGTGTTTGTCTAGTGATGATGCTGATCTTCGTTTCCAAGAGGATTTTGGTTCAGCTCTCGGCGGTGCTTGCTCTGAGCTACTTGAGCTCAAGGAGAAGGAAGCATCCCTTCATGAAAGACTCACCCATCTAGAAGATGAGAATAAGAAACTGGTTGAGCAAATGAACAAAGATAGAGAAGTGATTGAGTCCATGAAGGCAGAGCTTGAGCAGGAGAAGACAAGGTGTGTCAACACGAAAGAGAAGCTCAGCATGGCTGTGACCAAGGGTAAGGCGTTAGTTCAGAACCGTGACGCGCTAAAGCATCAAATCTCCGAGAAAACAACGGAGCTTGAGAATAGGTTGGCTCAGTTACAAGAGAAGACGGTTGCTCTTGAAACTTCTGAGTTACTCAAGGGGCAGCTTGAGCAATCTTTAGCTGAGATGGCAGATGAACTGAGTGATAAGTCTGTATCCTTGGAAGCATGTGAGGCAGCAAAGAGAGAGGTGGAACAGTCTCTGGATGAGAAAGCAAAAGAGCTTGAAGAGTGTTTGGTGAAACTACAAGCATTGGATGAATCAGAACTCATCAAAGGCGAGTTAGTAAAATCCGAAGCCATGGTTGCGTCATATCAAGAAATGGTGTCGTCAAAGAGCTCAATCATTGAAAACATTGAATCCATCTTGCCACACGTTAATGATAGCTCTGACGATATCATTGAGAAGGTTAGGTCACTTGTAGAAGAGAGGGAAGAATACAACAGACTTAAAGATATGAACCTCTCCATTGACTTACCTGAGGAGATCTCCGAATCCACCTTAGAAGCTCGCTTTACTTGGCTAAGGGAATCATTTTTACAGGCAAAGGATGAAGTTAGCGCCCTGCAGAACCAGATAGAAAGATTAAGTACGTCTCTTTCAGCAGAAATGGAGGAGAAATGTAGCATTAGAGAGGAGCTTGATGATATAACTTTGAGGTTTAAAGCATTGGAGGAAACTGCAGAGAGAGATTCTTTGGAAAGAGAAGAGATTATAAGGAGGCTTGTGGAAACCTCTGGCTTGATGATGACAGAAGGAGTTGAACATCATGCTGTCCTTGTTGATAGATCTTTTGATCAGATAGAAAAGAAACTCAGGGACTCTAGTGAGAGTTCTTATGGCAACGAAGAATCATTTGAAAAATTTCAAAGTCTCCTTTATGCTAGTGGTCTGGAGTTATCACTTTGTAAGGAAATGTTAGGAGAGGGAATGCTGGCTAGTTTGCAGGTAAGCAATCTCTCAAACGAACTTGCTTCGGTGAGAGAAGAAAAACTTGCTTTGGAGACTGATCTTGAGAGGTCAGAGGAGAAATCTGCTTTGCTCAAAGACAAACTTTCCATGGCTATTAAGAAGGGTAAGGGACTTGTTCAAGATAGGGAGAAGTTGAAATCTCAGTTGGATGAGAAGAACTCTGAGATCGAGAAGCTGATGCTGGAGCGGCAGGAGTTAACTGGTGCGATTGATAGCTACACGAATCAGATGAGTACGTTATCAGGAGACTTAGAGCGGACAAAGGAGCTAGAGGATGAGCTTGTTGCTATTAAAGACGAAAGAGATGAGCTTAAGCAGTCTTTATCTCTGAATGACACCTTGTTGGAGAAAGTGATGAGCATCCCTGTTGATTTAGCAACTGAGGATTCTTCAGAAAAGATTGACAGACTTGCTGGGTACTTCAAGGAAGTGCAGGAAGCTAGAGTAAaggaacaagaagagctggaaAGGATAAAAGAAGAAGCAAGTACATTAGCCAGTAAATTAGAAGAAACCAACACAGCCTTGAAGTTGGTTGAGGATGCCTTGTCTGCTGCAGAGGGTAACATCAATCAACTTGCTGAAGAGaataggcaagtccaagctgcCAAGGAGCTTGTAGAACTTGAGCTGCAGAAAGCAGTTGGAGAGGCATCCTCTCTGTCTAGCGAGCTGGATGAAGCTTGTGCAATTAGGAATACACTTGAAGCTGCACTTAAGCAGGCTGAAATAAATATATCTGATATCATCAGCGAAAAGGAAGAGGCTCAAAGCAGTACTGCTACTGCAGAGATGGAGCTAGAGAAGGTGAACAACAAATTAACAGAAGCACATAGCACCATACAATCACTTAGAGATACACTTACTCAGACAGAAAGCAACGTGGATTCGTTATCCAAACAAATTGAAGAGGACAAGGTTCTTACTACAGATTTGAAGAATGAGTTAGAGATGCTTCGAAATGAGGTAGAGCTAGAGCGGAGCAAGATGGCTGAGGCTTCATTGACAATAGGATCCCTGGAAGAGGCACTGATGAAGGCGGAGAATAGCCTTTCTGTCTTACAAGGAGAAATGGTGAAAGCTGAAGTGGAGAAATCAACTCTCAGTAGTAAACTTAATGTGTGCATGGAAGAGTTAGctggatcaaatggaaactcACAGAGCAAATCTATGGAGATTATTGCTCATCTTGATAATCTCCAGATGATTCTAAAGGATGGAGGGCTCATTTCCAGGGTGAATGAGTTTCTTGAAAGGAAATTTAAGAACCTGAGAGACATGGATGTCATTGCTAGAGATATCATGATAAATTTTGGTGAGAAGGGATTGGCTGGGGAAATGGACAACGTTACAGAGGTAACAATTATTCTTGAACCTTACCATATCAATTGTTCTTCTGTTCCTTTTTGCAAGTTTGTCGGTTTCAAACATGCTTTATTCTATAGGAATCCAAGTTGTTGTTTGCTAAGGATGTGCACACTCTAGCTAGAATATGTTCTGTGTAGAAGTTGATTAACGGATATAAGATTGATGATACTATTCTGTAAATCATTTTTCAATAGTACATACATCTATCTATCCAGCATGCGCAAATTTAgcaatatagatagatataccAGAGTTTATGGATCTTCTCTTGACGAATTTGTGATAATGATGTTGTTCTCTTGGCGCTGTTTATATTTCCAGGATGATTCAACTGTGGCAAAATCTTTGTTGAATGGTCTTGATGATTCAGTTGACATAGAGCTAGAGAATAGCAAAGAGAATGCAGGTGATGAAGACGAGATTTCTTCATCCCTTAGGAAGATCACAGAGGGGGTCAAGCTTAGAAACAAAACACTCGAGAAAAATTTCGAGGTTTTCTCAACTTCCATTGACACACTCATTGCGGCTTTGATGGAAAACATGACAGCAGCAAGGGCTGATGTGATAAACGTCAAGGGTCATAACGAGTCCCTGCAAGAACAGGTGAGGAGTGCTGAAGATATTCTCCGCGAAAAGGAAAACACTATAGCTGCATTAGAAACAGACTTGTCATCTTTGATGTCTGTATGTGGCGAGGCTGCCAGCGAACTGCAGTTGGAAGTGAAAAATAATCTCCTAGAGTTGGTTCAGTTACAAGAAAATGACAACGGTGGTGAGACTGAATCAACCGAACATCCACAAGAGCTTCTTGATGTAACTGAGTGCTCCCGGAGAGCAAAAAAACTATCTTCTGCCACAGAGAAGGCATGTACTACTCTTAAGCTATTTGAGACAACAAGTAATGCAGCTGCTGTACTCATCCGAGATATGGAGGACAGACTAAAAGAAGCATCTACTGCTCTAGAAAAGGTTGTGTTAGAAAGAGATTTAAACCAAACTAAGGTTTCAAGTTCCGAGGCCAAGGTGGAATCTACGGAAGCGCTTTGCCAAGATCTGAAACTTCAGTTGGAAAATCTCAAAGCCGAAGAAGAGAAATGGCATGAAAAAGAGGTGGAGCTTTCtacattatataataaactgCAAGagcaaggtatatatatatttttttcttttgtcatctCTCAGTTCCTTACCGCTTTACTAAAATGCCACGTGCTGTTTCTCTGAGTTGCAGAAGCAAAGGAAAACCTAATTCCAGCTTCTGATATACATGCTCTTTTTGACAAGATAAATGATATTGAAGGGCCTTCAGTAGATCAAACCAATGAGTTAGACCCACAGAGTCCATATGATGTAAGGAAGCTATTCGCGATTATTGATAGTGTTACTAAGATGCAGCATCAGATAGAACTCTTATCATATGGGCAAAAGGAACTCAACTCCGCCTTGGCAGAAAAGGATCTTGAAATTCAAGGTCTGAAGGAGGCAGCTGAAGCAAAGAGTACGACCGAGCTAGAGCTAGTAAAGGCAAATAAAGAATTGTCCAAGCTTATATCTGGCTTGGAGAAACTGCTGGGTGATGATCTTGTTGTAGACCTAGACTTCTCCGAGTCATGGACGCTCTTACAAGCACTAGAGAAGAAAATAGCTTCCCTTCTACTAGAGTCAGAGAGTTCAAAATCAAAGGCACAAGAACTTGGTTTAAAGTTAGTCAGCAGTGAAAAACTTGTGGAGAAATTATTACTAAAAGTCAAAGAGTTTGAGGATAAAATTCAAAGCAAAGCTGTTCAGCCTGATGTTGTTCATGAAAGGAGCATCTTAGAAGCACCAAGAGCGTCTTCTTCCTCAGAGATATCTGAGATTGAGGACAAGGTAAAAAATGTTTATCTTGTGCTGTTTCAGCTTATTATTGACACTTGTAAATACCATCTATGGTTTCATTGTCTAGGTATATGTTTACTATATCTGCAGCCAAGTTATGACCTTAAAACTAGATAATGTTGTTTTGAATATCTTAAAACTTGCGTATGTTTTGATCATGAAATTTGCGGTGGAAACATTTTGTGCTCAGGGAGCTCTGGGGAAAAAATCAATATCAGCTGTGCCTACAGCAGCGCAAGTGAGAGTGGTGAGGAAAGCATCGACGGATCATCTAGCTATCAACATAGATTCAGAGTCCGAGCAGCTGATGAACAACAACGAAGCAGATGAAGATAAAGGTCAGAACTGAGGCGTCTCAATACCTATCACGTTTATTGCCAAACTATCGCTcattttaaatacaatatatttttctttgacAGGACATGTTTTCAAGTCTCTCAACATGTCTGGTCTGATTCCAATGCAAGGGAAGATGATAGCAGATCGTGTCGATGGAATATGGTAAACACTCGGTCATATCAAAAGGG
The sequence above is drawn from the Brassica napus cultivar Da-Ae chromosome A8, Da-Ae, whole genome shotgun sequence genome and encodes:
- the LOC106361884 gene encoding trans-Golgi network-localized SYP41-interacting protein 1-like translates to MHENDDPPSDSVAADENVNDDDPPQDSPESVAADVIENDDETNEQELDPDQGTGFVDSKEDMFVDAPEELNFDTPSKEALTTDDDDNNEKEEEDREKGLVALQEQFNLSTGENHSKVEEEKIHHEDALKELQGIIIKKDEEIAHLTAKISELTSSSSSQDEKEQQLVSATDRILLSLSNVFGQEEPQLGSSVSEKITNLENGVAFLSAKYTEFYYGADQLRKCLSSDDADLRFQEDFGSALGGACSELLELKEKEASLHERLTHLEDENKKLVEQMNKDREVIESMKAELEQEKTRCVNTKEKLSMAVTKGKALVQNRDALKHQISEKTTELENRLAQLQEKTVALETSELLKGQLEQSLAEMADELSDKSVSLEACEAAKREVEQSLDEKAKELEECLVKLQALDESELIKGELVKSEAMVASYQEMVSSKSSIIENIESILPHVNDSSDDIIEKVRSLVEEREEYNRLKDMNLSIDLPEEISESTLEARFTWLRESFLQAKDEVSALQNQIERLSTSLSAEMEEKCSIREELDDITLRFKALEETAERDSLEREEIIRRLVETSGLMMTEGVEHHAVLVDRSFDQIEKKLRDSSESSYGNEESFEKFQSLLYASGLELSLCKEMLGEGMLASLQVSNLSNELASVREEKLALETDLERSEEKSALLKDKLSMAIKKGKGLVQDREKLKSQLDEKNSEIEKLMLERQELTGAIDSYTNQMSTLSGDLERTKELEDELVAIKDERDELKQSLSLNDTLLEKVMSIPVDLATEDSSEKIDRLAGYFKEVQEARVKEQEELERIKEEASTLASKLEETNTALKLVEDALSAAEGNINQLAEENRQVQAAKELVELELQKAVGEASSLSSELDEACAIRNTLEAALKQAEINISDIISEKEEAQSSTATAEMELEKVNNKLTEAHSTIQSLRDTLTQTESNVDSLSKQIEEDKVLTTDLKNELEMLRNEVELERSKMAEASLTIGSLEEALMKAENSLSVLQGEMVKAEVEKSTLSSKLNVCMEELAGSNGNSQSKSMEIIAHLDNLQMILKDGGLISRVNEFLERKFKNLRDMDVIARDIMINFGEKGLAGEMDNVTEDDSTVAKSLLNGLDDSVDIELENSKENAGDEDEISSSLRKITEGVKLRNKTLEKNFEVFSTSIDTLIAALMENMTAARADVINVKGHNESLQEQVRSAEDILREKENTIAALETDLSSLMSVCGEAASELQLEVKNNLLELVQLQENDNGGETESTEHPQELLDVTECSRRAKKLSSATEKACTTLKLFETTSNAAAVLIRDMEDRLKEASTALEKVVLERDLNQTKVSSSEAKVESTEALCQDLKLQLENLKAEEEKWHEKEVELSTLYNKLQEQEAKENLIPASDIHALFDKINDIEGPSVDQTNELDPQSPYDVRKLFAIIDSVTKMQHQIELLSYGQKELNSALAEKDLEIQGLKEAAEAKSTTELELVKANKELSKLISGLEKLLGDDLVVDLDFSESWTLLQALEKKIASLLLESESSKSKAQELGLKLVSSEKLVEKLLLKVKEFEDKIQSKAVQPDVVHERSILEAPRASSSSEISEIEDKGALGKKSISAVPTAAQVRVVRKASTDHLAINIDSESEQLMNNNEADEDKGHVFKSLNMSGLIPMQGKMIADRVDGIWVSGGRVLMSRPQARLGVMVYSLLLHLWLLASIL
- the LOC106361885 gene encoding E3 ubiquitin-protein ligase AIRP2-like, producing the protein MYYQLTKSSYMDSLKILEADIEHANGLAAEIPMGKSGVRLQMKLVCSNLAPFFIFLLQWMDFSCLLPRYFDFFHILIYKVRADGRWNRSRYGRKATIREFYGVILPSLERLHINFSDSPGDNTLWYPNPKAITYDIEGNRFITNSVDSEREEECGICLEPCTKMVLPNCCHAMCIKCYRNWNTKSESCPFCRGNIKRVNSEDLWVLTCDEDVVDPETVTKEDLFRFYLHINSLPKDYPEAVFLGYNEYLI